In Cupriavidus basilensis, the following proteins share a genomic window:
- a CDS encoding CaiB/BaiF CoA transferase family protein, whose product MKPEWSCLKDVKIIDLSQLLPGPHATTLLMQLGADVIKVEQPGTGDTARQLGPAVFAQFNRGKQSVALDLKSDEGRAAFLRLVTEADAVVEGFRPGVMQRLGLGYDALAQANPAIVLCSVSGFGQTGPYANHAGHDLNYLALAGYWSVPVQVDDKVSRPRVRVSDYAASGYAALALAVAVMSARQHGRGQHLDVSIHDAILSWTAHGAWAARGYEDRPHESPTVMPDNDIFETSDGRHLAMGILENKFWLNLCEAIGADFPALLDARFTSRPGRQQHKPEVNGLLCGIFRSRSLAQWAAVFAPFDLPFSPALSARELFADPHVKARNMVREVPSENAIALNFPVKFSLGLPASDDHVPALGENNT is encoded by the coding sequence ATGAAACCAGAATGGTCCTGCCTGAAGGACGTCAAGATCATCGATCTCAGCCAGCTCCTGCCCGGCCCGCATGCCACCACCCTGCTCATGCAACTGGGCGCAGACGTGATCAAGGTGGAGCAGCCGGGCACGGGCGACACCGCCCGCCAGCTCGGGCCTGCCGTGTTCGCCCAGTTCAATCGCGGCAAGCAATCCGTCGCGCTCGACCTGAAATCCGACGAGGGCCGCGCGGCATTCCTGCGCCTGGTGACAGAAGCGGACGCCGTTGTCGAAGGCTTCCGGCCCGGCGTGATGCAACGCCTCGGCCTGGGCTATGACGCGCTTGCGCAAGCCAACCCGGCCATCGTGCTGTGCTCCGTGTCCGGGTTCGGCCAGACCGGCCCGTATGCGAACCATGCCGGCCACGACCTGAACTATCTCGCGCTGGCAGGCTACTGGTCCGTGCCGGTGCAGGTGGACGACAAGGTGTCCCGGCCGCGCGTGCGCGTTTCCGACTATGCGGCCTCGGGCTATGCGGCACTGGCGCTGGCCGTGGCGGTCATGAGCGCGCGGCAACATGGCCGTGGCCAGCATCTCGATGTGTCGATCCATGACGCCATCCTGTCGTGGACTGCCCATGGCGCCTGGGCCGCGCGCGGGTACGAGGATCGCCCGCACGAATCGCCAACCGTCATGCCGGACAACGATATCTTCGAGACCAGCGATGGCCGCCATCTCGCCATGGGCATCCTGGAAAACAAGTTCTGGCTCAACCTGTGCGAGGCGATTGGTGCGGACTTTCCAGCGCTGCTCGATGCCCGGTTCACGTCGCGGCCCGGCCGCCAGCAGCACAAGCCAGAAGTCAACGGCCTGCTCTGCGGGATCTTCCGGTCGCGGTCCCTTGCGCAATGGGCGGCAGTCTTCGCGCCCTTCGACCTGCCGTTCTCACCGGCGCTCAGCGCGCGGGAGCTTTTCGCGGACCCGCACGTCAAGGCGCGGAACATGGTCCGCGAGGTGCCATCGGAGAACGCCATCGCGCTGAACTTCCCCGTCAAGTTCTCCCTTGGACTGCCTGCAAGCGACGATCACGTTCCCGCGCTTGGCGAGAACAACACGTAG
- a CDS encoding tripartite tricarboxylate transporter substrate binding protein, whose amino-acid sequence MKRRTWLATAGAAALGSMLAPVRAAAPYPNRPVRLIVPFLAGSAPDNIARTLSAELGRTLGQPLVVENMPGAGGVIGANALKRAAADGYTLGILANAHVINVHLYQNMPYDPVRDFTAITAISGGPTALVVPADAPYKTAGELIAALRRAPGKLNYGSGGKGSIAHLAVEALLHQTGTEAVHIPYKGATEIITAMLSGQTQFGMPVLGTATQYLRNGQVRALAVSSSARSVYFPEVPTLAEVLPPGLVLDNWSGLFAPARLPAELTQRLFAAVTALQASGRLDAQLKANAGELRRSASPSQFNGMVAADTARYGKLIRSIGMNGDVG is encoded by the coding sequence ATGAAACGCCGAACCTGGCTCGCCACCGCGGGCGCTGCCGCACTTGGCAGCATGCTCGCGCCGGTGCGCGCCGCCGCGCCCTATCCCAATCGTCCCGTGCGCCTGATCGTCCCGTTCCTGGCTGGCAGCGCGCCGGACAACATCGCACGGACGTTGTCGGCCGAGCTGGGCCGCACGCTTGGCCAGCCGCTGGTCGTGGAGAACATGCCAGGCGCGGGCGGCGTGATCGGCGCGAACGCCTTGAAGCGCGCCGCCGCGGACGGCTACACGCTGGGCATTCTCGCGAACGCGCATGTGATCAACGTGCATCTGTACCAAAACATGCCGTACGATCCCGTGCGCGATTTCACCGCCATCACGGCGATTTCCGGCGGCCCTACCGCTCTCGTCGTGCCTGCCGATGCGCCATACAAGACCGCCGGCGAGCTGATCGCCGCGCTCAGGCGCGCGCCGGGCAAGCTCAACTACGGCTCGGGCGGCAAAGGCAGCATCGCGCATCTGGCGGTAGAGGCCTTGCTGCACCAGACGGGCACCGAGGCCGTGCACATCCCCTACAAAGGCGCCACGGAGATCATCACCGCCATGCTCAGCGGCCAGACCCAGTTCGGCATGCCGGTGCTGGGCACAGCGACCCAGTACCTGCGCAATGGCCAGGTGCGGGCGCTGGCGGTGTCGTCGTCCGCACGCTCCGTCTATTTCCCGGAGGTGCCAACGCTTGCCGAGGTCCTGCCCCCCGGCCTGGTGCTGGACAACTGGAGCGGCCTGTTCGCGCCCGCGCGCCTGCCCGCCGAACTCACCCAGCGGCTCTTTGCCGCAGTCACGGCGTTGCAGGCCAGCGGACGCCTGGATGCGCAGTTGAAGGCCAACGCCGGGGAATTGCGCCGCAGTGCTTCGCCGTCGCAGTTCAACGGCATGGTGGCCGCGGATACCGCCCGATACGGCAAGCTGATCCGCTCGATCGGCATGAACGGCGACGTCGGCTAA
- a CDS encoding AMP-binding protein, which yields MGFAFFLRRAARYWGDHAAVLYNDRVLTYRELDERSNRLANALLALGLTRGDRVAIQSRNRPELVEIECALYKAGLVKAALNPRFTAAEASDVVENCTPRILFAGPGYTGYSAQTAGFASVETFIAIGKPAHGYGDYEALLAGASPAPLDIAPQPDDLAVLHFSSGSTGKIKAAMQSYGNRLAALRKMLQSMDKPARPGDRLALIGPITHASGMLMQPYLYTGATLVLFDKFEPAHFLAEVARLRLTHVFMVPAMINMLLTEPTLASADLSSLKTLAYGAAPMAPARIREAWERIGPILSQGYGASESTSGVTRLSTDDHAHALAHRPERLASCGRALGETQVRVVDEQGREVAGDDIGELVIRGEDVFHGYWGEPELTREVLVDGWLRTGDLARVDEEGYIYLVDRKKDMIISGGFNVYPTEVEAALYQHPDVMEACVISVPDDTWGESVKAVVALRPGRQGTAEDLIAHCRARIADYKSPRTIDFVTELPKNASGKLARKLVREPYWQGVSRRVN from the coding sequence ATGGGATTCGCTTTCTTCCTGCGCCGCGCCGCGCGTTATTGGGGGGATCACGCCGCCGTGCTTTACAACGACCGCGTGCTGACCTATCGCGAACTGGACGAGCGCTCGAACCGCCTCGCCAATGCCTTGCTGGCCCTCGGCCTTACCCGGGGTGATCGCGTGGCGATTCAGTCACGCAACCGCCCCGAACTGGTCGAAATCGAGTGCGCCCTGTACAAGGCCGGGCTCGTCAAGGCCGCGCTCAATCCGCGCTTCACGGCGGCGGAGGCATCGGATGTGGTCGAGAACTGCACGCCGCGCATCCTGTTTGCCGGACCGGGCTATACCGGCTACTCGGCGCAAACCGCGGGCTTCGCGTCAGTGGAAACGTTCATCGCGATTGGCAAACCCGCGCACGGCTACGGCGATTACGAGGCCCTGCTCGCAGGCGCGAGCCCAGCGCCGCTCGACATCGCGCCGCAGCCCGACGACCTCGCTGTCCTGCATTTTTCCTCGGGTTCCACGGGCAAGATCAAGGCCGCCATGCAAAGCTATGGCAACCGCCTGGCAGCGCTGCGCAAGATGCTGCAGAGCATGGACAAGCCGGCACGTCCCGGTGACCGCCTGGCGCTGATCGGCCCCATCACCCACGCCTCCGGCATGCTGATGCAGCCGTATCTGTACACCGGCGCAACGTTGGTGCTGTTCGACAAGTTCGAGCCCGCGCATTTCCTGGCGGAGGTGGCAAGACTGCGCCTCACCCATGTGTTCATGGTGCCGGCCATGATCAATATGCTGCTGACGGAGCCAACCCTGGCCAGCGCCGACCTGAGCAGCCTCAAGACCCTGGCCTACGGCGCCGCGCCGATGGCGCCCGCGCGCATCCGCGAGGCGTGGGAGCGCATCGGCCCCATCCTGTCGCAAGGCTATGGCGCGAGCGAGTCCACCTCCGGCGTGACCCGCCTTTCGACCGACGATCATGCCCACGCACTGGCGCACCGGCCCGAGCGGCTGGCCTCCTGCGGGCGGGCACTTGGCGAAACGCAGGTGCGCGTGGTCGACGAGCAGGGCCGCGAAGTGGCCGGGGACGACATCGGCGAACTGGTGATCCGCGGCGAGGATGTCTTCCACGGGTACTGGGGCGAGCCGGAGCTGACGCGCGAAGTGCTGGTGGACGGATGGCTGCGCACCGGCGACCTGGCCCGGGTGGATGAAGAAGGCTACATCTACCTGGTCGACCGCAAGAAGGACATGATCATCTCCGGCGGCTTCAACGTCTATCCGACCGAGGTCGAGGCCGCGCTTTACCAGCATCCGGACGTGATGGAAGCCTGCGTGATCAGCGTGCCCGACGACACCTGGGGCGAAAGCGTCAAGGCCGTCGTCGCCCTGCGGCCCGGCCGGCAAGGCACTGCCGAAGACCTCATCGCGCACTGCCGCGCGCGCATTGCCGATTACAAGTCGCCGCGAACCATCGATTTCGTCACCGAACTGCCCAAGAACGCGAGCGGGAAGCTCGCTCGCAAACTGGTGCGCGAGCCGTATTGGCAAGGCGTATCCCGTCGCGTGAATTAA
- a CDS encoding acyl-CoA dehydrogenase family protein, whose amino-acid sequence MFDNLTNPVLVETRASIQRYIHEELLPLERELGLGSEDAWPRHVLRGVWRRSSELGLYAACLPVELGGKGLNIAEQCALKADLAASGAVLAPHVLGDLGGPPRVGNMLKYATPDQLARYFQPVIRGEKSTCFALTEPHSGSDAQSISTTAVVDGDDLVINGRKHYISGAPFADFAIVMCVTDATASPPAITAVLIDLDLPGVKVSTEYVPMSGQHIDGDIEFVNVRVPRANIFGGEGNGFKLGMSRINVNRLLHCPTMLGLATKAYASSLEYAGQRRQFGGPIARFQAIQHMLADMAAALWACESMIAQTATLADSGADLRVKAAACKLFISERCFEVADKAVQIHGNVGVTRGHPVEQAFRKLRMFRIFTGTSEIQRNTIARAILEPMQAKA is encoded by the coding sequence ATGTTCGACAACCTCACCAATCCCGTGCTGGTCGAGACCCGCGCCAGCATCCAGCGCTACATCCATGAGGAACTGCTGCCGCTGGAGCGCGAGCTGGGCCTGGGCTCGGAAGATGCCTGGCCGCGCCATGTGCTGCGCGGCGTGTGGCGCCGCTCCAGCGAGCTGGGGCTCTATGCCGCCTGCCTGCCCGTCGAGCTCGGCGGCAAGGGGCTGAACATCGCCGAGCAATGCGCGCTGAAGGCAGACCTTGCCGCCAGCGGCGCGGTGCTGGCGCCGCACGTGCTGGGCGACCTGGGCGGCCCGCCGCGCGTGGGCAATATGCTCAAGTACGCCACGCCGGACCAGCTGGCGCGCTACTTCCAGCCCGTCATCCGGGGCGAGAAGTCCACCTGCTTCGCCCTGACCGAGCCGCATTCCGGCTCGGATGCCCAGAGCATCTCCACCACGGCCGTGGTGGACGGCGATGACCTCGTCATCAACGGCCGCAAGCACTACATCAGCGGCGCGCCGTTTGCCGACTTTGCCATCGTCATGTGCGTCACCGACGCCACTGCGTCCCCCCCGGCCATCACGGCCGTGCTGATCGACCTGGACCTGCCCGGCGTCAAGGTCAGCACCGAGTACGTGCCGATGTCGGGCCAGCATATCGATGGGGACATCGAATTCGTCAATGTGCGGGTGCCGCGCGCCAACATCTTTGGCGGCGAAGGCAACGGCTTCAAGCTCGGCATGTCGCGCATCAACGTCAACCGGCTGCTGCATTGCCCCACCATGCTGGGCCTGGCCACCAAGGCCTACGCATCCTCGCTGGAGTACGCCGGCCAGCGCCGCCAGTTCGGCGGGCCCATTGCGCGCTTCCAGGCCATCCAGCACATGCTGGCGGACATGGCCGCCGCGCTGTGGGCTTGCGAGAGCATGATCGCGCAAACCGCCACGCTGGCGGACAGTGGCGCGGATCTTCGGGTGAAGGCCGCGGCATGCAAGCTGTTCATCTCCGAGCGCTGTTTCGAGGTGGCCGACAAAGCCGTACAGATCCACGGCAATGTGGGCGTGACGCGAGGACATCCGGTGGAGCAGGCTTTCCGCAAGCTGCGCATGTTCCGGATCTTCACCGGCACCAGCGAGATCCAGCGCAATACCATCGCCCGCGCGATTCTCGAACCCATGCAGGCGAAAGCCTGA
- a CDS encoding cupin domain-containing protein, translated as MSLPHLASGQVASVLPLGERLAKTPTTAFFKESRLEVMRLVLTAGKHMPAHAVAGPITVQCLEGEVDIGVEGAHRLLRQGDLVYLESNVMHDVTAISNASLLVTLVLL; from the coding sequence ATGTCCCTGCCTCATCTAGCTTCCGGCCAGGTGGCCAGCGTGCTGCCGCTAGGCGAGCGTCTCGCGAAGACACCCACTACCGCCTTCTTCAAGGAAAGCCGCCTGGAGGTCATGCGCCTGGTGCTGACCGCCGGCAAGCATATGCCGGCCCATGCGGTAGCCGGGCCAATCACCGTGCAGTGCCTGGAAGGAGAGGTCGATATCGGCGTGGAGGGCGCGCACCGGCTGCTACGCCAGGGCGACCTGGTCTATCTGGAATCCAACGTGATGCACGATGTGACGGCGATCAGCAACGCATCGCTGCTGGTGACGCTGGTGCTGCTGTAG
- a CDS encoding DUF6881 domain-containing protein, producing MEYIDVIWRHELASEPVRLVSELDGARFETRKLEFFRDGTVGFASTGAATGSTNLGLVPVPCLAEINADPEFDGTAMTPEEFEVLWLLHARPAKH from the coding sequence ATGGAATACATCGACGTCATCTGGCGGCACGAGCTTGCCTCGGAGCCGGTTCGACTCGTGTCGGAGCTTGACGGCGCACGCTTCGAGACCAGGAAGCTGGAATTCTTCCGGGATGGAACCGTAGGCTTCGCGAGCACCGGCGCGGCAACGGGCAGTACCAATCTCGGGCTGGTGCCGGTTCCCTGCCTTGCCGAGATCAACGCGGATCCGGAGTTCGACGGCACGGCGATGACACCGGAGGAATTTGAAGTCCTCTGGCTATTGCACGCGCGTCCGGCAAAGCACTGA
- a CDS encoding glyoxalase superfamily protein, which yields MNLSPAIPIFRIFSVEKAKEFYLDYLGFSLDWEHRFGEEFPLYAQVRRSGLTLHLSEHHGDATPGSTVFVPVEDIDALHRELDARQYRYAKPGIDVVGWGRQLQVADPFGNRLRFCELSKD from the coding sequence ATGAACCTGTCCCCCGCCATCCCCATCTTCCGGATCTTCTCGGTCGAGAAGGCCAAGGAATTCTATCTGGACTATCTTGGCTTTTCACTCGATTGGGAGCATCGTTTCGGTGAGGAATTTCCGCTCTACGCCCAGGTGAGGCGATCCGGCCTGACGCTGCACCTGAGCGAGCACCATGGCGACGCCACGCCGGGTTCGACGGTGTTCGTCCCCGTGGAGGACATCGATGCCCTGCATCGCGAACTGGATGCCAGGCAGTATCGCTATGCAAAACCGGGCATCGACGTGGTGGGTTGGGGACGGCAGTTGCAAGTCGCGGATCCGTTTGGCAACCGCCTGCGGTTCTGCGAGCTATCCAAGGACTAG
- a CDS encoding FKBP-type peptidyl-prolyl cis-trans isomerase codes for MSNELQVEDIQLGDGKAVVKGALITTQYSGYLEDGTRFDSSYDRGKPFQCVIGTGRVIKGWDLGLMGMKVGGKRKLHVPAHLAYGERQVGAHIKPNSNLVFEIELLEVLTRDD; via the coding sequence ATGAGCAACGAACTACAGGTTGAAGACATTCAACTCGGCGACGGCAAGGCCGTGGTCAAAGGCGCCTTGATCACCACCCAGTACAGCGGCTACCTGGAGGACGGCACCAGGTTCGACTCCTCCTACGATCGCGGCAAGCCCTTCCAGTGCGTGATCGGCACCGGACGCGTGATCAAAGGCTGGGACCTGGGGCTGATGGGCATGAAAGTCGGCGGCAAACGCAAGCTCCATGTCCCCGCCCACCTTGCTTATGGCGAGCGGCAGGTCGGCGCCCATATCAAGCCAAACTCGAACCTGGTCTTCGAGATCGAGTTGCTGGAAGTGCTGACGCGGGACGATTGA
- the fabV gene encoding enoyl-ACP reductase FabV translates to MIIGPRVRGFMCVTAHPAGCEANVNQQIAYVKANGPVANGPKKVLVIGASTGYGLAARITATFGCGADTLGVFFERAGTESKPGTAGWYNTAAFHKAAAAEGRYAMSINGDGFSDEIKQQTIDIIKRDLGQVDLVVYSLAAPRRKHPKTGEIFTSTLKPIGKEIRQRGLDTDKEVIKEINLQPATQEEIDHTVAVMGGEDWQMWIDALLAAGVLADNAKTTAFTYLGEKVTHDIYWNGSIGAAKKDLDQKVLDLRGKLAATGGDARVAVLKAVVTQASSAIPVMPLYLSLLFKVMKETGTHEGCIEQVYSLYQDCLYSQSPRQDTEGRLRTDEKELSPDVQARVTQLWDQVTDDNIYALTDFAGYKAEFLRLFGFGIDGVDYAADVNPAVEIPNLVEA, encoded by the coding sequence ATGATCATCGGACCCCGCGTGCGCGGCTTTATGTGTGTCACCGCCCACCCCGCCGGCTGCGAAGCCAACGTCAACCAGCAGATCGCCTACGTGAAGGCAAACGGCCCGGTCGCCAACGGACCCAAGAAGGTCCTCGTCATCGGCGCCTCCACGGGCTATGGGCTTGCCGCTCGCATCACGGCAACGTTCGGCTGCGGCGCCGACACGCTCGGCGTGTTCTTCGAACGCGCCGGCACCGAGAGCAAGCCTGGCACCGCGGGCTGGTACAACACGGCGGCGTTTCACAAGGCGGCAGCGGCCGAAGGCCGCTATGCCATGAGCATCAATGGCGACGGCTTTTCCGACGAGATCAAGCAGCAAACCATCGACATCATCAAGCGTGATCTCGGCCAGGTCGACCTGGTCGTCTACAGTCTTGCTGCGCCGCGGCGAAAGCACCCTAAGACGGGGGAAATCTTCACTTCCACGCTCAAGCCCATTGGCAAGGAAATCCGGCAGCGCGGCCTGGACACCGACAAAGAGGTGATCAAGGAAATCAACCTGCAGCCAGCCACGCAGGAAGAGATCGATCACACGGTCGCCGTGATGGGCGGCGAAGACTGGCAAATGTGGATCGACGCCCTGCTCGCCGCCGGCGTGCTCGCCGACAACGCAAAGACCACCGCGTTTACCTACCTGGGCGAGAAGGTCACCCACGACATCTACTGGAACGGCTCCATCGGCGCCGCCAAGAAAGACCTGGACCAGAAGGTGCTGGACCTGCGCGGCAAGCTGGCCGCCACCGGCGGCGACGCGCGTGTCGCGGTGCTCAAGGCCGTAGTGACCCAGGCCAGCTCCGCCATCCCGGTGATGCCCCTGTACTTGTCGCTGCTGTTCAAGGTCATGAAGGAAACCGGCACCCACGAAGGCTGCATCGAGCAGGTCTACTCGCTCTACCAGGACTGCCTGTACAGCCAGTCGCCGCGCCAGGACACGGAAGGCCGCCTGCGCACGGACGAGAAGGAACTCAGCCCGGATGTCCAGGCCCGCGTAACGCAGTTGTGGGACCAGGTCACCGACGACAATATCTACGCGCTCACCGATTTTGCGGGCTACAAGGCGGAGTTCCTGCGCCTGTTCGGATTCGGCATCGACGGCGTGGACTATGCGGCCGACGTCAATCCCGCTGTGGAGATTCCCAACCTGGTCGAAGCGTAA